The Fimbriimonas ginsengisoli Gsoil 348 genome window below encodes:
- a CDS encoding efflux RND transporter permease subunit yields the protein MNLTRTAITRPIFILMIMLASVLLGTMAYKSMRHELNPEVSFPTVTVTTVYPGADPDTVSTLISKKLEDAISGVSNLREVASTSQEGASIVVANFELGADINVALDDVRTRVDGVISQLPTDAERPTVTKFDNSSQPVLYLAFTSTQRDSQQLRDLMDNTLKDKFGQIPGVASAGVQGGDVREIQIQLDKDKLLSYGVGVADVARQVSASTLNVPGGRLVTGEQEYSIRVAGEWKSTDQIRNSIITISDPKNPQAATRSVRMRDIATVSDTVQERTSYSRLNSRDTVVLALQKARDGNAVEITSRADGIVEQIKKQYPDLQITKTFEQGKLIQNSLDDLNFTLMFGVALVSIVVFVFLHNFRGTLIVAIAIPVCIFAALAVVALAGFTINNMTMLALILAVGVLVDDAIVVLENIYRHLKMGEDPRDAAINGRGEIGLAAIAITMADVVVFLPIAFMGGIVGQFFKPMALTYVFAVLASMFVSFTVTPMLAARWYRAGEDMEHPTGWFARWFEKGFGKLERGYGRVLEWSLNHRWFVFILGNSALVCIFMFIGGGFAGLGGKPFEAAAVGMPMLKMAVFLGIIVFIVHLVQKRFRPKYILYGLLFGLLFPASAVVGGFFGAWKKEAPFKFEFIPTTDNAQVGVSIKMPPQASLARTQEVVERVEKVVSANPNVKYVLSNVGTQGVGAFGGGSSGSNYAQVLATLYDRGALLDKLPWKKPTERLRWISDTAVAADLLQAVGKIPGAELKVSTVNGQGFGSPIQISFRSDDRDLLVKTANNIKQKLLDGAIRGVINPDVSTTPGKPELQAIPDRARLADTGLTVGDIGSTVRTLYQGDETARFRVLGNEYKIRVQLSPKDKNNPRIVNEVPVAFKQGSPVYLANVTNIIQRPSIDKISRRDRDQEVQVTADLLPGFAAGSISAQIDTWMKTEKLVPEGVTVKPLGQADAQARESGFIFGAFGLGLLLVYMLLASLYDNLLYPFIVQLAQPQALTGAILALVLSDKSLNLVGFIGLITLIGLVGKNAILLVDYTNTLRARGRNRHDAIVEAGPIRLRPIAMTTTALVIGISPIALAIGRGSEFRETIGIVIIGGITLSTLLTLVVIPCSYTIFDDMSEGIARLVGRFRSSPPAAPELRTEPDLTSAER from the coding sequence ATGAATCTAACTCGAACCGCCATTACCCGCCCGATCTTCATCTTGATGATCATGCTGGCCTCGGTCCTCCTCGGGACCATGGCTTACAAGAGCATGCGTCACGAGCTGAACCCGGAGGTCAGCTTCCCGACGGTGACGGTCACCACCGTGTACCCTGGCGCCGATCCCGACACGGTGAGCACCCTCATCTCGAAGAAGCTCGAGGACGCCATCTCCGGCGTCTCGAACCTTCGCGAGGTTGCGAGCACGTCGCAGGAGGGAGCCTCCATCGTCGTCGCCAACTTCGAGCTAGGCGCCGACATCAACGTTGCCCTGGACGACGTTCGGACCCGGGTCGACGGCGTTATTTCCCAGCTTCCGACCGACGCCGAGCGGCCAACCGTCACCAAATTCGACAACTCGTCGCAGCCGGTTCTGTACCTGGCCTTCACCAGCACCCAACGGGACAGCCAGCAGCTTCGAGACTTGATGGATAACACCCTCAAGGATAAGTTCGGTCAGATTCCAGGCGTCGCCTCCGCGGGAGTCCAGGGCGGCGACGTCCGCGAAATTCAGATCCAGCTCGACAAGGACAAACTGCTGTCTTACGGCGTGGGCGTCGCGGACGTCGCCCGACAGGTTTCCGCATCGACTCTGAACGTTCCTGGCGGCCGCCTCGTGACCGGCGAGCAGGAGTACTCGATCCGCGTTGCCGGCGAGTGGAAATCGACCGACCAGATCCGCAACTCGATCATTACGATCTCAGATCCGAAGAACCCACAAGCCGCCACGCGAAGCGTGCGAATGCGGGATATCGCCACCGTCTCCGATACGGTCCAAGAGCGAACTTCGTATTCCCGGTTGAACTCGCGCGACACTGTCGTTCTCGCCCTTCAAAAGGCGCGCGACGGTAACGCGGTGGAGATTACGAGCCGGGCCGACGGAATCGTCGAGCAGATCAAGAAGCAGTATCCCGACCTTCAGATCACGAAGACCTTCGAGCAGGGCAAGCTCATCCAGAACTCGCTGGACGACCTGAACTTCACCTTGATGTTCGGGGTTGCGCTCGTTTCGATCGTCGTCTTCGTCTTCTTGCACAACTTCCGCGGGACCCTGATCGTCGCGATCGCGATCCCGGTTTGTATTTTCGCCGCCCTTGCGGTGGTCGCCTTGGCCGGATTTACGATCAATAACATGACGATGTTGGCGTTGATCTTGGCCGTCGGCGTCCTCGTCGACGACGCGATCGTCGTCCTGGAAAACATTTATCGCCACTTGAAGATGGGCGAGGACCCGCGAGACGCCGCGATCAACGGTCGAGGCGAAATCGGCTTGGCCGCCATCGCCATCACCATGGCGGATGTCGTCGTCTTCCTCCCGATCGCCTTCATGGGTGGCATCGTCGGCCAGTTCTTTAAGCCGATGGCGCTAACCTACGTCTTCGCGGTTCTCGCGTCGATGTTCGTCTCGTTCACCGTCACTCCGATGCTCGCGGCTCGCTGGTATCGGGCGGGCGAAGACATGGAGCATCCCACCGGCTGGTTCGCCCGCTGGTTCGAGAAAGGATTCGGCAAGCTCGAGCGCGGCTACGGACGAGTCCTCGAGTGGTCGCTGAACCACCGCTGGTTCGTGTTCATCCTTGGTAACTCGGCCCTGGTCTGCATCTTCATGTTCATCGGCGGCGGTTTCGCCGGACTCGGCGGAAAGCCGTTCGAGGCGGCCGCGGTGGGGATGCCGATGCTGAAGATGGCGGTCTTCCTCGGCATCATCGTCTTCATCGTTCACCTCGTGCAGAAGCGGTTCCGGCCGAAGTACATCCTGTACGGATTGCTCTTCGGACTCCTTTTCCCGGCCTCGGCGGTCGTTGGAGGATTCTTCGGCGCATGGAAGAAGGAGGCGCCGTTCAAGTTCGAGTTCATTCCGACCACCGACAACGCCCAGGTCGGCGTCTCGATCAAGATGCCGCCCCAGGCGAGCCTTGCTCGCACCCAAGAGGTGGTAGAGAGGGTCGAGAAGGTCGTCTCGGCGAATCCGAACGTCAAGTACGTTCTATCGAACGTCGGTACGCAGGGCGTCGGCGCCTTCGGCGGCGGAAGCTCCGGCTCGAACTACGCCCAGGTGCTCGCCACGCTCTACGATCGCGGCGCGCTACTGGACAAGCTCCCGTGGAAGAAGCCGACGGAGCGCCTTCGGTGGATTTCGGACACCGCGGTCGCCGCGGACCTCTTGCAGGCCGTCGGCAAGATTCCGGGAGCGGAGCTGAAAGTCTCGACCGTCAATGGCCAAGGCTTCGGTAGTCCGATCCAGATCTCGTTCCGGTCGGACGACCGCGATCTCTTGGTAAAGACCGCGAACAACATCAAGCAGAAGCTTCTCGACGGCGCGATCCGCGGCGTCATCAACCCCGACGTCAGCACGACACCGGGTAAGCCGGAGCTACAGGCGATCCCCGACCGCGCCCGTCTCGCCGATACCGGGCTGACCGTAGGGGATATCGGCAGCACCGTTCGGACGCTGTACCAAGGGGACGAAACCGCCCGCTTCCGGGTCCTCGGCAACGAATACAAGATCCGGGTGCAGCTCAGTCCCAAGGACAAGAACAACCCGCGAATCGTCAACGAGGTACCGGTCGCCTTCAAGCAAGGATCGCCCGTTTACCTGGCCAACGTGACGAACATCATTCAGCGGCCCTCGATCGACAAGATCTCGCGGCGCGATCGAGACCAGGAAGTGCAGGTCACCGCCGACCTTCTCCCCGGCTTTGCGGCCGGTTCGATCTCCGCCCAGATCGATACCTGGATGAAGACGGAAAAGCTGGTACCTGAAGGGGTCACCGTGAAGCCGCTCGGCCAAGCCGACGCCCAGGCGCGAGAATCCGGATTCATCTTCGGAGCGTTCGGCCTCGGACTCTTGCTCGTTTACATGCTGTTGGCGTCGCTGTACGACAACCTCTTGTATCCGTTCATCGTTCAGCTTGCCCAGCCGCAGGCGTTGACGGGAGCGATCCTCGCCCTCGTCCTTAGCGATAAGTCGCTGAACTTGGTCGGCTTCATCGGCCTCATTACGCTCATCGGTCTCGTCGGTAAGAACGCGATTCTGCTCGTGGACTACACGAACACGCTTCGCGCCCGCGGCCGGAATCGCCACGACGCGATCGTCGAAGCGGGTCCGATCCGGCTTCGCCCGATCGCGATGACGACGACGGCACTCGTCATCGGCATCAGTCCGATCGCCCTCGCCATCGGGCGAGGCTCGGAGTTCCGGGAGACGATCGGTATCGTCATCATCGGCGGTATCACCCTCTCCACCCTTCTCACCCTCGTCGTCATCCCGTGTTCCTACACGATCTTCGACGATATGTCGGAAGGAATCGCCCGTCTGGTGGGCCGCTTCCGCTCCTCGCCTCCCGCGGCTCCGGAGCTGCGCACCGAGCCCGACCTCACGTCCGCGGAGAGGTAG
- a CDS encoding GNAT family N-acetyltransferase → MGRVRRVYVLPTERGSGFGSKLVQAVIAKAGETFQELVLYTSDAGPFYDRLGFEHSGVENPSHRMRLPAQTAGG, encoded by the coding sequence ATGGGACGCGTCCGGAGGGTTTATGTTTTGCCCACTGAAAGGGGAAGTGGCTTCGGATCGAAGCTGGTCCAAGCCGTGATCGCCAAGGCGGGGGAAACCTTCCAAGAATTGGTGCTTTACACTTCCGATGCCGGCCCGTTCTACGACCGCCTTGGCTTCGAGCATAGCGGGGTGGAGAACCCAAGTCACCGGATGCGGCTGCCTGCCCAGACCGCCGGGGGGTAA
- a CDS encoding TIGR01777 family oxidoreductase has product MPGRRIVIAGGTGFIGERLVTALHTTGEEVVVLSRHHVAPAGARVVQWDGHTVEEWAKELDGAYAVINLAGETVSQRWSSEARARIMRSRVDGTQAICHAIMQAARPPERWINASAVGYYGDRGREPMDERSDAGRGFLAETCIAWEEAVTRCEVSKTARTRLRISMVVGHQGALPALARLARLGLGGHAGSGEQMVSWIHLDDLVGMIAWLLDIPNPPEIVNAASPSPVSNAELMREVRKQLNVPFGLPAPAFGVKLVGRFLGPDADLILNGVRAVPTEALRLGFRFHCPEIADAIEDVLGK; this is encoded by the coding sequence ATGCCGGGTCGTCGAATCGTCATCGCCGGGGGAACCGGATTTATCGGGGAACGCCTCGTCACCGCTCTGCATACGACCGGCGAAGAGGTCGTAGTCCTCTCTCGCCACCACGTCGCCCCGGCCGGGGCTCGCGTGGTGCAGTGGGACGGCCATACCGTCGAAGAATGGGCTAAAGAATTGGACGGCGCATATGCGGTGATCAATCTTGCCGGCGAAACCGTCAGCCAGCGCTGGAGCAGTGAGGCAAGGGCCAGAATCATGCGCTCTCGAGTCGACGGAACGCAGGCGATCTGCCACGCGATCATGCAGGCGGCCCGCCCGCCCGAGCGGTGGATCAACGCCAGCGCGGTAGGGTACTACGGCGACCGGGGGCGGGAGCCGATGGACGAGAGATCGGACGCTGGCCGCGGCTTTCTCGCTGAAACCTGCATCGCTTGGGAGGAGGCGGTAACTCGTTGCGAGGTCTCAAAGACCGCCCGGACGAGGCTCCGGATCTCCATGGTCGTCGGTCACCAGGGAGCGCTTCCTGCCTTGGCGCGCCTCGCCCGGCTTGGTCTCGGCGGCCACGCCGGAAGCGGAGAACAGATGGTCTCCTGGATTCACCTAGACGATCTAGTCGGCATGATCGCGTGGCTGCTCGACATTCCGAACCCGCCGGAGATCGTGAACGCCGCGTCCCCGTCGCCCGTTTCGAACGCCGAGCTCATGAGGGAGGTGCGTAAGCAGCTCAACGTACCGTTTGGCCTTCCCGCCCCGGCTTTCGGAGTCAAGCTCGTCGGCCGCTTCCTCGGTCCCGATGCCGACCTCATCCTGAACGGCGTCCGCGCCGTGCCCACTGAGGCGCTTCGCCTCGGCTTCCGTTTCCACTGTCCCGAGATCGCCGATGCGATCGAAGACGTTCTCGGTAAATAA
- a CDS encoding heavy metal translocating P-type ATPase, which yields MLAFLRSVHGALTALCGLALLLCLIPGYGWCAYVAVAAGSYFAIASAWESLREREVDVNLLMVLAAGGAIVVGQPVEAGILLFLFSLSSALEELAMARTKSAIEALVRLRPDEAILIRPAGDERVPVATLRVGDRVRVLPFQSIPADGVVAEGQSAVDQSAMTGESIPVSKAVQDRVLAGTQNLEGMLVVVVSAELGDTTLDKIVGLVQEAQENKASGERISTWFGQRYTFFVLGAFALSLVVRSIIGESWPVSLRESLTLLVALSPCALVISTPATTLSALTFAARHGMLVRGGEFIELAGTIDTVILDKTGTLTEGKPRLVEICVCSGGPEGCRDESACWHGGGEPSPAAAHMLRLAACAEKASTHPLAGAIVEAAGSLGLELQDPSNAAVVPGSGVECDVDGVHVKVGQQRFFPNLDPSVVTHVAELQGRGMTVAILQVGDRYAALGMRDTPREGVQDTLEGLRSLGVKQILMLTGDSRETAEAVASEVGICEFRAGLLPDDKTAAIRDLIASGHRTLMVGDGVNDAPSLAISTIGVAMGGLGSDVALQSADVVLMHDRLDRIPLLIRLGRSTNATVRANLYFAASVIVVLTSASLLGRLPLPLAVVGHEGSTVLVILNGLRMLRGPREA from the coding sequence ATGCTTGCTTTCCTACGCAGTGTGCATGGAGCGCTGACCGCCTTATGCGGTTTGGCTCTGCTTCTATGCCTGATTCCCGGATACGGCTGGTGCGCCTATGTCGCCGTCGCGGCGGGGTCCTACTTTGCCATCGCTTCCGCTTGGGAGTCTCTTCGAGAGCGCGAGGTAGACGTCAACCTGCTGATGGTGCTCGCCGCCGGCGGCGCGATCGTCGTCGGTCAGCCCGTCGAGGCAGGGATTCTTCTCTTTCTCTTCTCGCTATCGAGCGCACTGGAAGAACTGGCGATGGCTCGTACCAAGTCGGCCATCGAGGCGCTGGTTCGACTCCGTCCGGACGAGGCGATCCTAATACGACCAGCGGGAGACGAACGAGTGCCCGTAGCGACCCTGCGAGTGGGCGATCGGGTTCGGGTGCTGCCGTTCCAAAGTATTCCGGCCGACGGAGTTGTCGCCGAGGGGCAGAGCGCCGTCGACCAGAGCGCGATGACCGGCGAGTCGATACCCGTGTCGAAGGCCGTTCAAGATCGGGTCTTGGCAGGTACCCAGAACCTCGAAGGGATGCTGGTGGTCGTCGTTTCGGCGGAACTCGGAGACACCACGCTCGATAAAATCGTCGGCCTCGTCCAGGAAGCCCAGGAGAACAAGGCAAGTGGCGAGCGAATATCCACCTGGTTTGGCCAACGCTACACCTTCTTCGTATTGGGAGCGTTCGCGCTTTCGCTCGTCGTTCGGTCGATTATCGGAGAGTCATGGCCGGTATCGCTCCGAGAATCATTGACTCTCCTGGTTGCCCTTAGCCCGTGCGCGCTGGTCATCTCCACCCCGGCGACCACCTTGAGTGCTCTGACCTTCGCGGCTCGGCACGGCATGCTCGTGCGGGGTGGAGAATTCATCGAGCTGGCCGGCACGATAGACACGGTAATCCTCGATAAGACCGGGACTCTGACGGAAGGAAAACCGCGACTCGTCGAGATTTGCGTTTGTTCGGGCGGACCAGAAGGGTGCCGCGATGAGAGCGCCTGCTGGCACGGGGGAGGGGAGCCTTCGCCTGCCGCCGCTCATATGCTGCGCCTCGCCGCGTGCGCGGAAAAAGCGAGTACGCACCCGCTGGCCGGCGCCATCGTTGAAGCGGCGGGCAGCTTGGGCCTCGAACTACAGGACCCCTCAAATGCCGCGGTGGTACCTGGGTCGGGAGTGGAATGCGACGTGGACGGCGTGCACGTCAAGGTCGGCCAGCAAAGGTTCTTTCCGAACCTCGATCCCTCTGTGGTCACCCATGTCGCCGAACTGCAGGGCCGGGGGATGACCGTCGCTATTCTTCAAGTTGGCGACCGGTATGCCGCCCTGGGCATGCGCGATACCCCGCGAGAGGGTGTCCAAGATACGCTCGAGGGTCTCCGCAGCTTGGGAGTGAAGCAGATCCTTATGCTGACCGGCGACAGCCGGGAAACGGCGGAGGCGGTTGCCTCCGAGGTTGGAATCTGCGAATTTCGAGCCGGACTCTTGCCGGATGACAAAACCGCGGCGATTCGCGATCTCATTGCTTCCGGTCATCGAACATTGATGGTGGGGGACGGGGTAAACGACGCCCCAAGCTTGGCGATCTCCACTATCGGCGTTGCCATGGGTGGTCTTGGCAGCGACGTGGCCCTCCAATCGGCGGATGTCGTGCTAATGCACGACCGGCTAGACCGCATTCCGCTGCTCATTCGACTCGGTCGTTCGACCAACGCTACGGTGCGGGCAAACCTTTACTTCGCCGCGTCGGTCATCGTCGTTCTCACCTCGGCCTCTCTTTTGGGCCGCCTCCCCCTACCCCTCGCGGTCGTTGGCCACGAAGGATCGACGGTCCTGGTTATTCTAAATGGCTTAAGGATGTTGAGGGGTCCGCGGGAAGCATGA
- a CDS encoding efflux RND transporter periplasmic adaptor subunit has protein sequence MNRTLTFVLAGVMVLAGAGCVNRQAQDQAKKTAQLLGDPIRVVSVQPVSTTSLTETLEITGDVTAGQDATIGSKQSGRVASVFVKDGDTVSAGQLIAQLDTATLQAQLNQAQAQVGQALATSNSARSALSQALRNASVGPTKTSSAIRQAQAALRGAQSQLQKALNGARPEERRQAESNVAAAKSTLETQQKELKRIETLVKEGAIAGNRLDQQQNAVSTAQSQYDNAVQALSLIRSGTRQEDIDAARDQVRQAQESVRTAQAQKELDPLLRDQVDSARAQVESTRAQVQSAQAQVAIARQAIADAQIRAPFAGKILGKPIQAGAVAGGGTTVARLIGNQGVYFSGQVPSAEVSRIRPGLPVTVTVDALPGQTFAGTVSAVSPQAESVGRLFDVRIQLSDGAGRIKPGMFAKGLIQLRQISNATVVPEGAVVRQGDNAFVFIVDGDKAKRIPVTLGLQKDGLIQVSGVPSNAMLIVRGQDTLSPGTKVKTERVSTASNSKPASGSSGAAVEG, from the coding sequence ATGAATCGAACTCTCACCTTCGTCCTTGCCGGTGTCATGGTGCTCGCAGGCGCCGGATGCGTCAATCGCCAGGCCCAAGATCAGGCCAAGAAAACGGCGCAGCTCCTGGGCGACCCAATCCGCGTCGTCTCGGTTCAGCCCGTCTCCACGACTTCGCTCACGGAAACGCTGGAAATTACCGGCGACGTAACCGCCGGCCAGGACGCGACGATCGGATCCAAGCAATCCGGCCGGGTTGCCTCGGTCTTCGTAAAGGACGGAGACACCGTGTCGGCGGGTCAATTGATCGCCCAGCTCGACACCGCAACCCTCCAAGCTCAGTTGAACCAGGCACAGGCCCAGGTCGGCCAGGCGCTGGCCACGAGCAATTCGGCGCGGTCGGCTTTGTCGCAGGCGCTTCGTAACGCCTCGGTCGGCCCGACCAAAACCTCGTCCGCGATCCGTCAGGCCCAAGCCGCCCTTCGAGGGGCTCAGTCTCAACTTCAAAAGGCGTTGAACGGAGCGCGGCCCGAAGAAAGGCGTCAAGCGGAGTCGAACGTTGCGGCCGCCAAATCGACCTTGGAAACTCAGCAGAAAGAGCTAAAGCGGATCGAGACGCTCGTCAAAGAGGGAGCGATCGCCGGGAATCGGCTCGACCAGCAGCAGAACGCGGTATCGACCGCGCAATCGCAGTACGACAATGCGGTCCAGGCGCTCAGTTTGATCCGGAGCGGAACCCGCCAAGAAGATATCGACGCCGCGCGCGACCAGGTTCGCCAGGCTCAGGAATCGGTTCGCACGGCCCAAGCTCAGAAAGAGCTCGATCCGCTCTTGCGCGACCAGGTCGACTCCGCCCGAGCCCAGGTCGAGTCGACCCGCGCTCAGGTTCAATCTGCCCAGGCTCAGGTCGCCATCGCGCGTCAAGCGATTGCGGATGCTCAGATACGGGCTCCGTTCGCGGGCAAGATTCTCGGAAAACCGATCCAGGCCGGCGCCGTGGCGGGTGGTGGTACCACCGTCGCCCGGCTCATCGGCAACCAGGGCGTCTACTTCAGCGGCCAGGTGCCGAGCGCGGAAGTGTCTCGAATCCGTCCCGGACTTCCGGTAACCGTCACGGTGGACGCCCTGCCGGGCCAAACCTTTGCGGGAACCGTGAGCGCGGTAAGCCCCCAGGCCGAAAGCGTTGGCCGTCTCTTCGACGTGAGGATTCAGCTTAGCGACGGGGCCGGGCGGATCAAGCCGGGCATGTTCGCCAAGGGGCTTATCCAGCTTCGCCAAATCTCTAACGCTACCGTCGTTCCGGAAGGAGCCGTCGTTCGCCAAGGCGATAACGCTTTCGTCTTCATCGTCGACGGAGACAAGGCAAAGAGAATTCCGGTGACGCTTGGCTTGCAAAAAGATGGCCTAATCCAGGTCTCGGGCGTTCCAAGCAACGCCATGCTCATCGTGCGCGGTCAAGACACCCTCTCTCCCGGAACCAAGGTGAAGACCGAGCGGGTCAGCACCGCCTCCAATTCTAAGCCCGCGTCCGGTAGCTCCGGCGCGGCGGTCGAGGGCTAA
- a CDS encoding RNA polymerase sigma factor: protein MQVVPNVKPRPGALDMAAIAREHYEAVFRFCARRVGVDRAADVAQETFVTAQKVLHKFRGESSLSTWLFGIAHNECRRDSRRGRTEPMLLEMDPAQPAIGVHEDALVDREVLRQAMARLSTEHREVVMLHELDGLTYEEVAGILGVPVGTVKSRLHHAFMNLRKTMFPAAEEVR from the coding sequence ATGCAGGTTGTGCCGAACGTGAAGCCGAGGCCGGGAGCCTTGGACATGGCGGCCATCGCCCGGGAACACTACGAGGCGGTGTTCCGGTTTTGCGCGCGCCGAGTCGGGGTAGACCGAGCCGCCGACGTTGCTCAGGAGACATTCGTGACCGCTCAGAAGGTGCTGCATAAGTTTCGCGGAGAGTCGAGCCTATCGACTTGGCTCTTCGGAATCGCGCATAACGAGTGCCGGCGAGATTCGCGCCGAGGCCGTACTGAGCCCATGCTCCTCGAAATGGATCCCGCCCAGCCCGCGATCGGCGTTCACGAGGATGCCCTCGTCGACCGGGAGGTTCTCCGGCAGGCGATGGCTCGCCTTTCGACCGAGCACCGAGAGGTGGTGATGCTTCACGAGCTCGACGGATTGACGTACGAAGAAGTGGCGGGGATCCTCGGCGTCCCGGTCGGTACCGTCAAGTCGAGGCTGCATCACGCATTTATGAACCTGCGAAAGACGATGTTTCCCGCGGCGGAGGAAGTTCGATGA
- a CDS encoding anti-sigma factor family protein has product MNFRDDLKAYLDGELPPIRMAEMSEAVQRDPELARELSELQSISLAVRSTAPEYRVVGLDQTLRALSRKERPKFGWLALPLGLGAAAILLAVFLRPNQMNDAAAFRKSPATVDSPISVLAGAAASDMAKSAPSSQEKVEVHASTGKGEFKSEQAQLKGGFASPVVPPEAKPKRFTPPSHAGRTQKTGAGLDRSSATGTVTLGGISTGSTRESNSNANMANSPPVLLSNGQNRTKSAYARPATDALALNFRERRPAAETAPIVIEAVSVSDAEAQLRTVMAPYAARFDFARKESSKLDANSSQNNLEGSSGPPSERPKPKGNISGGNAFGGGAGGGGARGGGGGGFGFRDAKSPGDRTIVFDVLEERADEAVKAIHLLAESTKTPVRDFSAASKSSAEKQRTADAVPTGGAGRGGVGGGGFAPGTPPAAKAPLADKQLSVTAGKKIGAARRRIVVIIHQTPPKVDKPSE; this is encoded by the coding sequence ATGAACTTCCGCGACGATCTGAAGGCGTATCTCGACGGTGAATTACCGCCGATTCGGATGGCTGAGATGAGCGAGGCGGTTCAGCGCGACCCCGAGCTAGCGCGCGAGCTGAGCGAACTTCAGTCGATCTCGCTAGCGGTCCGATCCACGGCTCCCGAGTACCGGGTCGTAGGCTTGGACCAGACTCTCCGAGCCCTCTCCCGAAAGGAGCGGCCTAAATTCGGCTGGCTCGCCCTGCCGCTCGGCCTTGGTGCGGCGGCCATCCTGCTGGCGGTTTTCCTGCGCCCGAACCAGATGAACGATGCCGCCGCCTTTCGCAAATCTCCGGCAACCGTCGATTCGCCCATCTCGGTTTTAGCCGGAGCGGCGGCTTCGGATATGGCGAAGTCGGCTCCCAGCAGTCAGGAGAAGGTCGAGGTCCATGCTTCGACCGGCAAAGGTGAGTTCAAGAGTGAACAGGCTCAGTTAAAGGGGGGCTTTGCGTCGCCGGTGGTTCCCCCGGAGGCCAAGCCCAAGCGGTTTACACCGCCTTCGCATGCCGGTCGAACCCAGAAAACAGGGGCGGGCTTAGATCGATCCAGCGCCACGGGTACGGTAACCCTGGGCGGGATATCTACCGGGTCGACCCGTGAAAGTAATTCGAACGCGAACATGGCGAATTCGCCTCCGGTGCTCCTGTCGAACGGGCAGAATCGCACAAAATCGGCTTACGCAAGGCCGGCAACCGATGCGCTGGCGCTCAACTTTAGAGAAAGGCGACCCGCCGCCGAAACTGCTCCGATCGTCATCGAGGCCGTTTCTGTTTCCGACGCGGAGGCTCAGCTCAGGACCGTGATGGCGCCGTACGCCGCACGTTTCGACTTCGCGCGAAAGGAATCGTCGAAGCTCGACGCGAATTCGTCCCAGAATAATCTGGAGGGGTCATCGGGGCCGCCAAGCGAACGACCGAAACCTAAAGGCAATATCTCGGGAGGCAATGCCTTTGGGGGCGGCGCCGGGGGCGGCGGCGCCAGGGGAGGCGGCGGAGGCGGTTTTGGATTCCGTGACGCCAAATCGCCTGGCGATCGCACGATCGTATTCGATGTCCTGGAAGAGCGGGCCGACGAAGCGGTGAAGGCGATCCACCTGCTTGCGGAGAGTACTAAAACGCCAGTGCGTGACTTCAGCGCCGCCAGCAAGTCTTCCGCTGAGAAACAACGGACGGCCGATGCGGTCCCCACGGGCGGGGCGGGGCGGGGAGGGGTCGGCGGTGGTGGTTTCGCCCCCGGAACTCCTCCGGCGGCGAAGGCTCCTTTGGCCGACAAACAGCTAAGCGTGACCGCGGGTAAGAAGATTGGGGCGGCTCGCCGCCGGATCGTCGTCATCATTCACCAAACGCCGCCCAAGGTGGATAAGCCAAGCGAGTAA
- a CDS encoding phosphatase PAP2 family protein: MTSLQQFDMDAFRAIHLGLHSAFLDPFFWVLSMSGLGQVQFLLSLLFLKGRETKYYVLPLLVTILVSGLLGAQLFKQFFERDRPSNLAISVPQEAWLANSYPSGHTTTSFAVATMLLLMTWGSRYRWIGRSAFGWALLVGISRVYRGVHWPTDVLGGACMGVFCACLVYLVLRKLGHVLHLDHPSDTISGQEIGRG, encoded by the coding sequence GTGACGTCGCTGCAGCAATTCGATATGGACGCCTTCCGAGCGATCCATCTTGGGCTGCATTCGGCGTTCCTGGATCCGTTCTTCTGGGTGCTGAGCATGTCCGGCTTGGGCCAGGTGCAATTTCTCCTCTCCCTTCTCTTTCTGAAAGGGCGCGAGACGAAGTATTACGTGCTACCGCTGCTCGTTACCATCCTCGTCTCCGGACTCCTCGGCGCCCAACTCTTCAAACAGTTTTTCGAGCGCGACCGGCCAAGCAATCTCGCCATCTCGGTTCCGCAAGAGGCGTGGTTGGCCAATAGCTATCCGAGCGGGCACACCACGACCTCCTTCGCGGTTGCCACGATGCTGCTGCTGATGACCTGGGGCTCTCGTTACCGATGGATTGGCCGGTCGGCGTTCGGATGGGCGTTGCTCGTCGGCATTAGCCGCGTCTATCGCGGGGTTCACTGGCCGACCGACGTCTTGGGGGGCGCCTGCATGGGCGTCTTTTGCGCCTGCCTCGTGTATCTCGTTTTGCGAAAGCTAGGCCACGTGCTTCACCTCGACCATCCGAGCGATACGATCTCCGGGCAAGAAATTGGCCGTGGCTGA